A window of the Microplitis mediator isolate UGA2020A chromosome 5, iyMicMedi2.1, whole genome shotgun sequence genome harbors these coding sequences:
- the LOC130668487 gene encoding caspase-1-like, whose protein sequence is MSAFCVDNLSRAINNVLNDEDNPKNFKGIKINDLDDRGYKREIVTHYEMDKTKRNYAIIFNHENYDKNFLGPSSRRDGTDLDCRNLTDALEGLSFDVHVCQDFTHSAIVEKLNEVAEMDHTQHNCLLIVVMTHGDLGILDAYDTRYDADTIWCNFTPNRCPTLAGKPKLFFIQACQGKELDGGSPLVNRTGTDGSTFNYDSFHIGTDFLVAYATIAGFFAWRNDWGSWFIRIICDKLREHGTTDDILTILTYVIQHVAIKLQTYNPEKPKLDEKKQLPCIISKLTKLLKFYPKNESDQL, encoded by the exons atgagtgcCTTTTGTGTAGATAATTTGAGCAGGGCTATTAATAATGTCTTAAATGACGAAGATAATCCTAAGAATTTCAAAGGAATTAAGATTAATGATCTAGATGATCGAGGTTATAAAcg ggAAATAGTAACTCATTATGAGATGGATAAAACAAAACGTAACTATGCAATAATATTTAACCACGAGaactatgataaaaattttttgggccCATCATCTAGGCGGGATGGCACTGATCTAGATTGTCGAAATTTGACTGATGCTTTAGAGGGTTTATCGTTTGATGTTCATGTCTGTCAAGATTTCACTCACAGTGCTATTGTTGAGAAGTTGAACGaag ttGCGGAAATGGATCATACTCAACATAATTGTCTACTTATCGTTGTAATGACTCACGGCGATCTCGGTATACTTGACGCTTACGACACACGTTATGATGCCGACACCATTTGGTGTAACTTCACCCCAAATAGGTGTCCAACACTTGCTGGTAAaccaaagttattttttatccaagCTTGTCAAGGTAAAGAACTTGATGGTGGTAGTCCTTTAGTAAACAGGACTGGAACTGATGGATCCACATTTAATTATGATTCATTTCACATCGGAACAGACTTTTTGGTTGCCTATGCAACAATAGCAG GCTTTTTTGCATGGCGCAATGATTGGGGATCATGGTTTATACGAATAATTTGCGACAAATTGCGCGAACATGGTACAACTGATGATATATTAACGATCCTTACATATGTGATTCAACATGTTGCCATAAAACTTCAGACTTATAATCCAGAAAAACCAAAACTAGATGAGAAAAAACAGCTACCTTGTATCATATCCAAACTGACAAAGCTTCTTAAGTTTTATCCAAAGAATGAATCTGACCAGCTTTGA
- the LOC130667805 gene encoding TD and POZ domain-containing protein 1-like produces MNQLYPEDAEVIDKKFIINLRRTNQSRDSDRVNIINSPPYGEIYLSALLNSQNKLNIKVTKVVKKSANVTIELQVDGMDRIIKDFSNWTEKCSFDNILCPVRFQECSLHSTSSSFHDISIDYDLNISCKIIWYGFVDELNSPNLYKNTQHYLNNSKFSDIVIKVKDEEFKAHKIILASQSPVFKKILTTDMKESRENCINLPNLDAEVAHELLYFLYHGKVVKAHDDDDLALQLFETAGMYQIEKLKDICAVILSNKLTVTNVVMLLEIGGIHNSFILKERAISFIMINRDDIIPLDDFKRLCIRNSKLTCKIIERIEKFYRT; encoded by the coding sequence atgaatcaattaTATCCAGAAGATGCAGAAgtgatagataaaaaatttataataaacttgagAAGGACAAATCAATCGAGAGATTCAGATCGTGTTAACATTATAAACTCTCCTCCTTATGGAGAAATTTATCTTTCTGCATTATTAAAttctcaaaataaattaaatatcaaagttaCTAAAGTAGTTAAGAAGTCAGCAAATGTAACTATTGAATTACAAGTGGATGGAATGGATCGAATAATAAAAGACTTCAGTAACTGGACAGAAAAATGTagttttgataatattttatgtccAGTACGTTTTCAAGAATGTTCACTACATTCTACATCATCGTCCTTTCATGATATTAGTATtgattatgatttaaatatttcttgtaaaataatttggtATGGTTTCGTTGATGAATTAAATTCAccgaatttatataaaaatactcaacattatttgaacaattcaaaattcagtgaTATTGTTATCAAAGTTAAAGATGAAGAATTTAAAGcacacaaaattattttagcatCTCAAAGTcctgtgtttaaaaaaatcttgacaACTGACATGAAAGAATCGAGAGAAAATTGTATTAATCTTCCAAATCTTGATGCTGAAGTTGCTCATGAATTACTTTACTTTTTATATCATGGTAAAGTCGTAAAAGCgcatgatgatgatgatcttgctttacaattatttgaaaCCGCAGGAATGTATCAAATAGAAAAACTTAAAGACATTTGTGCTGTAATATTGAGTAATAAGTTGACTGTGACCAATGTAGTTATGTTACTAGAAATTGGTGGAATCcacaattcatttattttaaaagaacGTGCGATATCATTCATTATGATCAATCGCGATGACATTATTCCGTTAGACGATTTTAAAAGATTATGTATTCGTAACTCAAAATTGACATgcaaaattattgaaagaattgaaaaattttatagaacataa
- the LOC130668486 gene encoding speckle-type POZ protein B-like: MMESLTPHKIIIKSFSFELIQEEWKNSEKSILGDESTNLFEEFYISVFSNGLNDLKIRVIKTFTRSAIATIELQIENSKRIIKDIFDWKDVCDFGIISCPVKSMRVNSSRTCNPVLDCRFNVNLNISCKIIWYGFVDELNSSNLYEHTGNYLLNTEFSDIVIKVQDKKFPVHKIILASQSRVFEEMITNLMKDQENTICLPDIKVEVVDELLTFLYHGKLVKAIDDNDLLMELFETAEIYKIDALKDRCAMILSVNLNIDNVLRLLELSETYNSVVLKQRAITFIINNRDEIINLSEFKELCESNPALMFGIVERFKTILHSN; this comes from the coding sequence ATGATGGAATCGCTTACACCacataaaataatcataaaatccTTTTCATTCGAGTTGATTCAAGAGGAATGGAAAAATTCAGAAAAGTCAATTTTAGGTGATGAGTCGACTAATTTATTTgaagaattttatatttctgtATTTTCAAATGGACTTAATGACTTAAAAATCAGAGTTATAAAAACATTCACAAGGTCAGCAATAGCGACTATTGAATTACAAATTGAAAATTCCAAGCGGataataaaagacatttttgATTGGAAAGATGTATGTGATTTTGGCATCATATCATGCCCTGTAAAATCTATGAGGGTTAATTCCAGCAGAACCTGCAATCCAGTTTTAGATTGTCGATTTaacgttaatttaaatatttcttgcaaAATAATCTGGTACGGATTTGTCGATGAATTAAATTCATCAAATTTATATGAGCACACAGGGAACTATTTGTTAAATACAGAATTCAGTGATATTGTAATTAAAGtacaagataaaaaatttccagttcataaaattattttagcatCTCAAAGTCGAGTATTTGAAGAAATGATAACAAACTTAATGAAAGATCAAGAAAATACTATTTGCCTTCCCGACATTAAAGTCGAAGTAGTCGATGAATTATTGACATTTCTATACCACGGTAAATTGGTAAAAGCTATTGATGATAATGATCTTCTAATGGAACTTTTTGAAACCgcagaaatttataaaatagatGCATTGAAGGATAGATGCGCTATGATATTaagtgttaatttaaatattgacaaTGTATTGAGGTTGCTAGAATTGTCAGAAACTTATAATTCAGTTGTTTTAAAACAGAGAGCTataacatttattatcaataatcgtgatgaaataataaacttaagtGAGTTTAAAGAACTGTGTGAATCTAATCCTGCGTTAATGTTTGGAATTGTTGAAAGATTTAAGACAATTCTCCATAGTAATTAA